CACGCCGGTGGACGCCGTCGCCCTGGCCGCGAAGATCCTCAAGGACCACATGTCCCTCTTCATCAACTTCGAGGAGGACGACGAGGAGAAGGAGTCCGAGATCACCGAGGAGGACAGCAAGCTCAACGACTACCTCCAGAAGTCCGTGGACGAGCTGGAACTCTCCGTGCGCTCCTACAACTGCCTCAAGAACGCCGAGATCCGCACCATCGCCGACCTCGTGCTCAAGACGGAAAGCGAGATGCTCAAGACGAAGAACTTCGGCCGCAAGTCCCTCAACGAGATCAAGAACGTCCTGACGGAAATGGGCCTTGCCTTCGGCATGGTGCTGGACCGGGAAGGGAAGATCCTCAAGAAGTGACGGGGACGGGCCCCCGACAAGACACCAAGGAGAAATGAACCATGCGCCATAAAGTTGCGGGAAGAAAACTGGGTCGTACGGCCGCCCATCGCAGGGCTATGCTGCGGAACATGGCCACCTCGCTGTTCAAGCACGAGCGGATCTTCACCACGCTGCCCAAGGCCAAGGAACTCAAGCGCGTGGCCGACAAGCTGGTCACCCTCGGGAAGACCACCGGCACGCCCGAGCAGAAGCTCCACGCCCGGCGCCAGCTGCTGTCGTACCTGATGTCGAAGGAGATCGCGCACAAGGTCATGGACGACGTCGCCCCCCGGTTCGCGGAGCGCGCCGGCGGGTACACGCGGATCTACCGCCTGGGGGCGCGCCCCGGCGACATGGCGGAGAAGGCCATCATCGAACTGGTGGATTACCAGCTTCCCGCCCCCTCCGCGAAGAAGAAGACCGACAAGAAGAAGTGAAACGGTGGGCCGCGGCCCGCCCGACCCGAAGCCTCGACGCCCGGCCCCACGGCCGGGCGTTTTTGCGTACGGGGGGGGGACCACGAACATCACGAACTCAGAATCCGGAATGCGGTGCGGTGACTTTGTGAAGGCGGGCTTTCGTGTTCCTTGACCGCATCCCTGGTTTCCCGTTCCCGTTTTCTTTGCGAGCTTGGCGCCTTTGCGAGATCAAGATCCGGACAAGCTCTCGCCAAGGCGCCAAGCTCGCGAAGGAAGACCGCACGGGCCGCAAATCCCGCATCACCCGCGATCACCCC
The Acidobacteriota bacterium genome window above contains:
- the rplQ gene encoding 50S ribosomal protein L17; this translates as MRHKVAGRKLGRTAAHRRAMLRNMATSLFKHERIFTTLPKAKELKRVADKLVTLGKTTGTPEQKLHARRQLLSYLMSKEIAHKVMDDVAPRFAERAGGYTRIYRLGARPGDMAEKAIIELVDYQLPAPSAKKKTDKKK